From a single Anaerolineaceae bacterium oral taxon 439 genomic region:
- a CDS encoding UDP-N-acetylglucosamine 2-epimerase — protein sequence MKIMVVAGTRPEVIKLIPVVRRLRAAPDMETVFCLTGQHREMAEEVLGVFGMERDLDLSLMTADQTLSGLTAAILTGIQPALDALRPDWLLVQGDTTTVMAAALAAFYNRIRVGHVEAGLRSFQKWAPYPEEINRRIAGTIADLHFAPTAGARENLLAEGVEPRSVHVTGNTVIDALRLAAGLPFKLERSPLAGLPFGEKEIVTITAHRRENFGKPLEDICEAVAALAERYRARVHFVYPVHLNPRVRSVVFAKLQGVENLTLLDPLDYLSMVQLVRRSALVLTDSGGLQEEAPGLGVPVLVLRSVTERPEGVASGNVRLVGTNPETILRETSRILDDETARRAMAGAVNPYGDGRAAERIVELLRNS from the coding sequence ATGAAAATCATGGTCGTCGCCGGGACGCGTCCGGAAGTTATCAAGCTGATCCCTGTAGTCCGTCGGCTGCGCGCCGCTCCGGACATGGAGACGGTTTTCTGCCTGACCGGGCAGCACCGCGAGATGGCCGAGGAGGTTCTCGGCGTCTTCGGGATGGAACGCGATCTGGACCTGAGCCTGATGACCGCGGATCAGACGCTGAGTGGGCTGACGGCGGCGATCCTGACCGGGATCCAGCCGGCGCTGGACGCGCTGCGTCCGGACTGGCTCCTCGTTCAGGGGGATACGACGACCGTCATGGCGGCGGCGCTGGCCGCGTTTTATAACCGGATCCGCGTGGGACATGTTGAAGCCGGGCTGCGCAGTTTTCAGAAATGGGCCCCGTATCCGGAGGAAATTAACCGGCGGATCGCCGGAACGATCGCGGATTTGCATTTTGCGCCGACCGCGGGCGCGCGCGAGAACCTGCTGGCGGAGGGCGTCGAGCCGCGGAGCGTTCATGTAACTGGGAACACGGTGATCGACGCGCTCCGTCTTGCCGCTGGGCTTCCTTTTAAGCTGGAGCGCTCTCCGCTGGCGGGGCTGCCTTTCGGAGAGAAGGAGATCGTCACGATCACGGCGCACCGGCGCGAGAATTTCGGGAAACCGCTTGAGGATATCTGCGAAGCGGTCGCGGCGCTCGCGGAACGGTACCGCGCCCGGGTCCATTTCGTCTACCCGGTTCATCTGAATCCGAGGGTGCGTTCGGTCGTTTTCGCGAAGTTGCAAGGCGTTGAGAACCTGACGCTTCTCGATCCGCTGGACTATCTGAGCATGGTCCAGCTGGTCAGGCGGTCGGCGCTGGTCCTGACTGATTCGGGCGGGCTTCAGGAGGAAGCGCCGGGTCTGGGCGTTCCGGTCCTTGTGCTGCGCAGCGTGACCGAGCGTCCGGAGGGCGTCGCGTCCGGAAACGTCCGTCTGGTTGGAACGAATCCGGAAACGATCCTGCGGGAGACGTCGCGGATCCTCGACGACGAAACGGCGCGGAGAGCGATGGCCGGGGCGGTCAACCCATATGGA